ataagcacagaaaagaacaataaaaatttgaattgcattaaatagataataaaaaagaattatattacAAGAGTTTGACTACTAAGCTCTCAATAATGGAGAgtttagtctctcattgtcatggagAGACTTTACATCTTAGGGGTTAATGtggatagaagaagaagaacagagATGGAGAAAGAGGGAAGAAATGGCTATATCGAGGAGGGTTTCCCCTATTTGAAAGGCTTTAGGTGTATTCAGTAGAGAGTTCTAAGTCTCGGTGTATTTTTGTCCTTTGCTTCCTACTCATTTTATAGATCTTAGTTAGCTTAGTTTTCACGCAACCCTATGCTAAGCACGACTGTCGCGCTTAGCAAGTATGGCGATGATTACGCGCTTAGCACGAAATTCGCGTTGAGCACCTTCAGGTTTCTTTGTGGGTTTTGTTCGTGCTAAACCTGGGCTGACTGCTTAGTGAGGCGTCGCGCTGGGCGTGACTTGCACGCTAAGCGGATGATTCTTAACTTCAGCTTATTCTTCAAGTTTCTACATCAATTTTTCTCTAAAATGCTTGTAATTTCCCTTCTTTTGAATTCCTACTAgtcaagaattaaaataatattaaaatcttcattattttcttaaaaacaacATTAGAGTAGAGAAAATTTAACCATTCTTATTTGATTTAACTAtcaattaaacctaaaattCGCAGTTATCAACAATcctattttaaactaaaaaaaatcctttgattagtttttagttgtttaaaatcattgaaaaatgataatttatgacaattttaaaaacttaggatccgattaaaaaaattaaatacttaaggacctaattaaaaaattagttaagagACATACTTAAAATCTTCCAAACAATTTGggaaataattaagtaatttaatcaaattaaaactaaaaagcttttaaaaagaataaaattttaaaaaataaacatacaatatataatatataataatagtataaGATATATGACCTACTCAACAAGAAAGATaacaattcttaaaaatattttcattttaaaagaaaaaaaaatactctcgtcaaataataattcttaaaagtacttttatcttcttctaaaaaattacttttatctaataaaagagtttaagataataattattCAGATTTATAATAGATGTAAGttatgggtttttttttccataaatacATCTTCTTTTTCCTACTTCTCAATCTATATtactttgtaatttaatttccaatatatattatttgggattttctctctcctttttttaatttaaaatattataaaatataaatattatattatataatttttttaattggttttaaaattacttatttattaaattaaattttataattttgttttttatttttttaaagaaaaaatatacagataaagaaaaataaaaaaattggataaaattatagTACAATTTTTTGGTTACTTTGTATGTACTTTTGTAGTTTGTgttgttgatatattttttttgttatgttcgttaattaaaaaaaataaaattagttagtaaTATAATTGTTTAAGTATATCTTCATCTTAACATAAACAATTGTCCTAACATATCTccatcttaaatttttttttcttaattgtttaagtattttattgataatacaatataatatttttctataaataagttgttaaacaaaaagtcttcttatctttaattaaatctaatgacataaacaaactaTTTACgtttagtaatataattatattaaaaataattatattagaaaattcagattttaaataaaaatattcacctaaaatatatgttaagtaaattaaataataaaacaaaaataattatatttaataatatcattttctttaaaaaaaattaaaaaatttaatttaataaataagtaattttaaaatcaattaaaaaaatgatatgatataatatttatattttataatattttaaattaaaaacaacaaaaaggagagagaaaattcCAAACagcatatattaaaaattaaattaccaagTACTGTAAATTGAAAAAAGCAGAAAAAAAGCAGGAGAGaatgtgtattaaaaaaaaaccctaagtTATGGTAGTTCAAGTTTAATTTAAAGAGCAAATTATACATAGTTTTGAGAcatatttaattacattaaaaagtaactttaaaataattttgtagaaGAAAGATTTCAATTACCTTTACCaacttaaatttataaactGTAATATAAACATGCAACAATGTGGTCTCCTTTTGacgttttcctttcttttttttttatcacctaGAAAAGTACTTCAAAATCTCCCCATTTGGTTGGTGATGCCTCCTATATATGGGTAACTAACGCTGTCTTCAAATCTTCGCATGTGATTGATGAaagaaacatttatttttaattaaattattttttaaaatgaggtttttaaaaataaatttctaaaaatttgataaattaaaattattttttaacttaattttattcaaaataatattttaatatttaaaaaaattttattttgatatttaatttaaataaaatatttttaaaatgttgtctagttcttttaaaaatcttcatattaaaatgaaaaatactgAATAACTGGATTATATATGTAACCACAATgacaattaaaataatgaaagtgGTAATAATAAGAatcgagaaaaaaaatttaataataatagttttaacaacaacaatcatgataataataataataataatttatcattttaaaaagaatttaataaattgaatcttctctttttaatacaatttacataaacatgttaattatatttatattctttcatttatcatattgcagaaaatgagaaaatgggataaaataaaaaagtaatgatTTGTGCACCCAAAGTAAATTGAAAAGTTGTTTTTGAcagaaataaattgaaaaattatgcatgttttataaaaaagaatgattaccttttattcttaaaatcaataatttatttggcacataagcatttttttttaattaaggaaGAAGCTATACCAAAAATTAAGTAGTTGTatgtaatattttatcattattaagaGTGAGATTAGGAAAAGAGTTGAGAGTTCATACTACAATAAATATGAcaataaaaatctaaattatattaaaaaaatgcacagtAAAGTGTTTAATGAATTACAGTATTTTAATTCATTgcttatgttatatatatatatatatatatgtatatcatttttaactataatttcataaaaaatattatttatatgattaTTCTTTATAAAAGTAAtgatgaattaataaaaaaaacttcattgattgatttttcatttttttacacatttaaacAATGTATTACATACATTTAaggaaaaaattgtataaattgaAGATAATGAGTATATTTGCTAAGATGTTTCAataacttataaattattagcttatagattattttattttaagagtttaatgGTATCTAATTATACATTATTATTGATATgatatttaaagtaattattataaaaattgtcaTCTAATTATACATCATCATTGgtatgatatttaaaataattatcataaaaattaataattttattatgtatgatGAGTTCTAATTCGCTCAggatataaaattttttatagtgTATAATCTTTTTCACTTATGTTAAAAGGAATGCTGAAACAGAGAGGAAGTAGTTGTGACACTGTACTGCCGACAAGATCCGCAAGTGTCGTACACATATTTACAATTTGTACATGCATGGCAAGCTGAATTAAACTTTATCTCTGAAAATTTCTGATGAGAgctgaaattgtgattgaaaaaTTATGCAGTGTCACTTTCAACCTGAGGGCAATAAAACAAGTGGTAACGGTCCCTCAAGGACAAAAATTAGtcataacaaaaatgaagaatATAAAGTGCAGGAGCAAAATTTTCAAAGCTAAGGTAGAGCATCAACCAATAGCTCAAATAAGGCAAATCCAGTTAAATTTGTTCATGCAAACTTGCATGTGAAAAAATGTTCTGTTTGGCCATGTCATCATGTCAAtttgttattttccttttttacatTTGTTTTCTTAAAGATATGCTAGCTAAATCATATCTGTTAAACATCGAGAGAAGCATCAAGCATCTTCAGCTGGGTCCACGCATCTTTGACCTTGCATGATAGGCTACAAATATTACACAACAAATATAAAGATGGCAGGAGGAAGGTAGTCGTGGCAGGTAAAGTTACATGTATCGAGAGTATGATTAAATTGTGATTACTACATCAATTATAGGCATTAAAAGAATCACAAGTCCcaataaattaaacatggaacCACAAGCATAACCTAATAGGAAGAAGAATACAAGTCAAAATCACTGCAAAAGATCAATAATACTATAAACAAGACTTACAAAACCACAAAACCTCACCAACAAGCCACAAGAGTTCACCTTGAAGCAACTAAAGAGTGGATGACCCAAAATGTGCTCTTTTTTACTGGAAAATGTGGATCCAGGCGAATACAATGAGCCAAGTGAAGAACAGCTTCAGTTTGTTCCGACTGATTGATGGTGCATCTGAAGAAACCTTTTGAGGcctgaaagaaaagaaaacacaattgACCTCAAAATTTAGAACCACATATACAATTTTCAAGTTAATGGTGGTTTAGTTAGGAGAGAAGGATTTGTACTTCTGCAATTTGCTAAGGGCACCACAGAAAAGGGCATTGTCTGGAATGGGCAACTCAGTCTTGTTATTGACCTCTGGGTTGACAACCCTGACATATGTTTCTTGACCAAGATACCATGAATCAAGGTTTTCTGTTCTGAGATTCCAAACTCCTACGTTGTCAAGGGAAACCAAAATTGCTGTCCATGCTCCGGGATAGACCTAAATGAGAGGCAAATGGAAACAAACAGATGTGAGATTATAACTTTTAGGAATAATGATACAGCAGCTGTGATATAAAGTTTCATCAAAGATATCTGAAAACAGTTAGTTATTAGTTCATGTGATTTATTGACATAAGCTCAGCTCCATAGATATTTTGACCATCGAGGCACGAGTATGTGAAATACAAGCGTTGGAAGTGGAACTGATTATAGAAGCAATGAAAGAGTCTACAACTCTGAAATTTTAATGGTAAAGAACACAAACTATCCATTTATAGCATAGTTCACTTCAGCAtttttatcctaggttatgactAAACTAGTATGCCAGTCAGCAACATGATAAGCAGGAGTTTATTGGGTTTAGAGTTGCAGCAAAAAGTTTCAACTTTTTAAATGCCTTAAACAAAGACTTCATCAAGAACATGAGTGAGAaggtgaaaaaattattaacataaaataattgacCTGTGATGTGAACATATAGCATATctaagataaatatatatatacctgtGCTGTAGTGCGAGCTATTCCATCCCACTTGTTATATGTACCCCTGCTATTCTCAGACCAATCACCAAAATCCATCCTGCAGCCAACAAAATCAAGTTGTGTTATTGGTTCCAGAAACATGGAATGGCACATAAAAGAGAAGGAGTTAGCCAGTACCCGACAACAAAAAATGCATATCCACTCATGTGATAGGTATGCATCTTAGTATCATTGTTCTGCAGTATAATTTCCATAAATCCCCTATAAGTTCCATTAATGACTGATGTTTCTGTGCGAGGTGATCCTGTAAGAGGCTTGGTAGGGAAATCAAGCTTGTATACTCCCTTTAATTTGTACTGGTCAGCAAGCCTGATTGGAGTAGAAGGATTGACAAAAGAGTTTCCACTGAGTGTTGCTCGCCGCTTCCCATTGATTTTCTCCAGTGGCTTATTTTTCAATACATAAATATCAGTCACATTGATGGAACCATATCTGAAAGACCCTTGTGGGTTAGGACGAGCACCACTTGCTGATACATTCCATCTACACATTTAACCACAGAAATGGAGGAGTgagtaatgatattttttgaattctcaaatttgagaatcaaatctggaattattattcaataatataTTAGTCTGATATTTGCAACACATTTAATGTGTCCATGCAGTTGAGACACAGTGGCATACATACAGTCCTTAGCTGAATGACACAAAAATGTTGGTTTAGTTTGACAATTTGACTAACACAATATCAACCTCTCAAAACAATACAGAAACTCAATACCAAGAATAGTTGCTTGATTTGACAGTATTCCTGAAGATTGAAAATTGAAGTGTGAATAAATAACAGAAAATGCTAAAAGTTGCAGCTCGGACCTGATGGATCTTGCTTGGTTCATTGAGTAAGTTTTGTCAAATTGATCATCAGGAGCAGGTGGGAGAGGACCACGTGCCTTCCCCTTGGAATTTGTATAGCGCAAGATAGCAACTCCAGTAACTCTTTGCCAACGTGATTCATTCACAAACCTGGCACTTGCTACAATGTAGTAATCTGTACTTGCATTTTGATCCGTGCTTAACAGAAAAGAATAAGATTGTCCAACATGAATATCTAAGCTAGTGTAGTTCTGTTGCACTGTGTAAGACCCCTCTGTCTCTGCTAGAAGTAAGTTATGACTCTGGATCCTGAAATTCAGACTTGTTGATACTCCAACATTATGTACACGAAGTCGGTAAGTTTTTCCTGTTGAACATCATGTGATaaccattaaaataatttaacaggTAAAAAATGTCATCCAAGGAAACAAAGTATAATGAATATTGTGAGAACCACAAGAAGCTTTTCTTTCTACCTTGCACTCTACACATCAGATAATAATCAATGTCGTGTTGAATAAACTTTTCCATAAACACttattagataataaaaaataagaaggtaaATGAACTGAGCTTCTACCATAAGCTAAAACCAACTTATACATTTCATCTTTTAGAAAAGTTGGATGAAAAGtttctataaaagttaagtgtatggaaaaaaaaaaaaaaactcaattcattttaccttctCCTATATAAGTAGTTATGGAAAAGTTTATCCAAAGATGCATAGAATAATGCACTATACAAGAAAGGTTTTGCTTGTATAGTGCATTATTGTTTTTCTCACAATTCAGACAAGCCTATTGGTCAAGGATTACATGTTTCTATGCCTAAAGAAGCATAACAtcagataaattattatacaacAAATTCAAGTTTCTCACTTTGTCCCATAGGAATTAAATTTCTTCCAAGAACCTACCAGGATGAACTTCAATGGTTTCATAATCAATGCCATCAGGAACAAGTGTGTTGTTATATCGGTAAGGGCCTTTCCCGTTGATGAGAACACCATCCGGCATGCCAAGATCTTTTCCATCATCAAGGGCCTTCCTCAAATCCTACATTCCAGAGCAGAACCAGCAACAAACAGTTAGAACCATGTTATATACAGTACAATGAATTGAATTGACACTCAGCAGAAAACAGGACTATCCATAAATTAAAGTATGACACTAACCGTATGATTGCGGGTGTACCAATCTCCAATAAAAACAACAATGTCCCCATGTGGGGTATCAAAAGGAATAGGAATGATGGCTCTGTTGTTTATAATGAAACCCCCAAATCCACCAGCAGCTCTCTGAAGATGAAGGGAAGGGAAGTAGAAAAAGCTTCCAATTTGATCCTTCACCTGAAACTGGTAAGTCCAGTTCCACTTTGCAGGAATAGGACAGTTTGTGCCAAGAACACCATCTTGCCACGAACTCCTCCTTTGCTGAATCCCAGACCTGTCTCACATGAAAATTTCCATAACTTTTTTCAGCTCAGTGAAAGCAAATCTAAGTTTAAAATTGAGGTGTTTTGAAACTGAAGAAGCAAGCACACTACCAATGAATGAGGAGGCTCTCATCCAACTTGTTCCGAACATTGACAGCAACGTTGTTGTTTGTAGTAACATTGATAATAGGACCTGGGAACTTGTTGTTGATAGCAATGACCTGCAACAAAAAACAATGCAGAGACAAGACATGAAGGCCataacctaaaaaaaaaaaaaagaaaaagcacaaccctgtagtagtagtagtgtagctcttttcttcctgcCCACCTACCAAACTCTTACTTagtcaaaaaaacaaaacacctCATAATGGCATCCACAATCACATAACAACCCTTTCACAAGTTTCAAGTGTTGAAAAAAGGTATCACACTGGTATCTAATAGTGTCCCATGATGCAGATCTGCAAGTAAAGCTTGAGATTTTACATGAACATACACCAAgatggagagagagaaagagaggaacCTGCTGAGGAACTCCAAGAGGGGATGCAGTGATGTAAGAGACTTCAAATTCGTATGAAACGAATGGATCCGCCGCAGAAGAGAGTGTGAGGAGCAAGGAGACGTTgatgagaaagaagaagaagagagctcTAAAAGAAGACATTGTGTGGAACTTTTCTGTTTTtcctcaaaacaaaaaaagaaaggctAATTGGAGCCAAGTTTTGAGtagctttttttgtttttctgtgaTTTTACATTATCAAGGGAATTAGAAAGAAAGAACTTGGTTTGGGTTTGGGTGTGGgtagagaagaagaagggagaAGAAGGGCTCTATTGCAGCAATTTTAGCTGTGGTGTGAAAAAAGCTCTGTCCGTAGTGTAGACAGACAGTGGAAGAAGATGAAAGAAGGGATGACAGCCAGTAGCCAGTTCACACCTTCG
This region of Glycine soja cultivar W05 chromosome 17, ASM419377v2, whole genome shotgun sequence genomic DNA includes:
- the LOC114393278 gene encoding monocopper oxidase-like protein SKU5, producing MSSFRALFFFFLINVSLLLTLSSAADPFVSYEFEVSYITASPLGVPQQVIAINNKFPGPIINVTTNNNVAVNVRNKLDESLLIHWSGIQQRRSSWQDGVLGTNCPIPAKWNWTYQFQVKDQIGSFFYFPSLHLQRAAGGFGGFIINNRAIIPIPFDTPHGDIVVFIGDWYTRNHTDLRKALDDGKDLGMPDGVLINGKGPYRYNNTLVPDGIDYETIEVHPGKTYRLRVHNVGVSTSLNFRIQSHNLLLAETEGSYTVQQNYTSLDIHVGQSYSFLLSTDQNASTDYYIVASARFVNESRWQRVTGVAILRYTNSKGKARGPLPPAPDDQFDKTYSMNQARSIRWNVSASGARPNPQGSFRYGSINVTDIYVLKNKPLEKINGKRRATLSGNSFVNPSTPIRLADQYKLKGVYKLDFPTKPLTGSPRTETSVINGTYRGFMEIILQNNDTKMHTYHMSGYAFFVVGMDFGDWSENSRGTYNKWDGIARTTAQVYPGAWTAILVSLDNVGVWNLRTENLDSWYLGQETYVRVVNPEVNNKTELPIPDNALFCGALSKLQKPQKVSSDAPSISRNKLKLFFTWLIVFAWIHIFQ